A stretch of DNA from Odontesthes bonariensis isolate fOdoBon6 chromosome 2, fOdoBon6.hap1, whole genome shotgun sequence:
TATAATTAGAGCTGTATAGGTCAGAATAAAATTGAAAAGCGTGATTTGCTAAATCAGTTGGGTTGGAGGTTACAGAGTTATCTATTTTTAGAGATGTGATATTATTTCTCTTGTAGTTCCTTTTTTCTAGGGCGAAAAAGTAGCTTGTATTCTTCTCACCTTCCTCTAACCATTTAGCCCTGGAGCGTACAAAGGCTCCCTTGGTCATATTAATATATAAACTATCTAAATCATCTTTCAATTTTATCAGTTTAATTTCTTCCTCTGGAGTAGGGGAACTTTTGTTTATTAGGATATTTAGTTCTTTCATGATTTCAGATTCTTTAAGATTGCTgcgttttttcatttctttactgTGTCTAATAGCTGATTCTctgattttaaatttaaaaaattcccATTTTTGTATATTACTAAGTTCTTTTTCATTGAAAATATTCCCAGCAATTGCTTTGACTGAGTTACAGAAAGCTTCATCTTTCAGTAAATTACAATTTAATTTCCAATAACCACGCAgtgttgctttttgttttagAGGATTAGTAAAGGAAATGACTATCATTTTGTGATCTGAAAAGGGGGCATAACTATGTGATATTTCGGAAACATATTGCATAGTGTAAGAAGATATTAACCACATGTCTATTCGAGATTGTAAAGAACCACTAGCATTACTCCATGTATACTCTTTTTGGTAAGGGTGGATATATCGCCAGGCGTCTATAACATTAAGTTGCTCACCTAAGTGTGATATCACTTTAAATCTTGAATTGGAAGATATTCTTGCTGGTACTCTGTCCATTAAGTCATCAGCTGCATCATTTAGGTCACCGCCAATTATTAAGTGGGCCTCTTTATATTTCTCTTTGAGCTTCAAAAGTTTTGCTGTCAGTTGGACAATCATATTTTTTGCTAGAGCATTGTAATTATAACCATAAATGTTATTCACCACCAGAATCACATTGTTTACTCTAAGCACTAAAATAATCCATCTACCTTCTTCAGATAAGTGAGATTCTATAACATCCCCTTTAAATTTATTAAACAGAATAGCTACTCCTGCTGAGTTGTTAGAACCATGACTTAAATAAATCTGGTCTCCCCATTGACTTCTCCAGAATTTACGATCATCTTCACAGGAGTGTGTCTCTTGTAGAAAAAGTAAATCGGCGTTAGACcttctgcaaaacaaaaaaattgccTTTCTTTTGGTAATATTGCGTATACCATTGACATTAAGAGAAAGTACTTTAAGGTTGATGAAATTGTTGGTcgccataaataaaaaaaataaaaatagctgGATGCCGACTAACTTGaacaatcaaaaagaaaacaacaacaagaaaagaGCTTTTTATAAAAACTCTCTACCTTTGGAAAAAGTTAGAAAAACTCTGAACATTATGAGTATCAGGCATATAAAATGTGCTGTTTTGAGGCCATAACATTACTTGTAATGAGCTTTcttaatattcttttttttttacttttaataagCATCATGGTTTTCAGAGCTGGCTTTTCACGCAGTGAATTTTACCCCATCGATGAAGACGATCGGCCCTTGCCATCTGGTTTTCTTTCCATCCTTACGTGCCTGTTCGACTAAAGGCCACAGTTTGTTTCTGCAGTCTTTCTCGAAGCGGGTCAGGTCTTCGGCCATACGGAGGTTCATCTTCTTCAGGATGTCAGCGTTGCGTGATTCTCTCCAAATCTTAATCCTGAAGGTCCGCATGTTGAACTGGATGATGACTGGACGCGGTTTGTTATCATCCCTCGGGCGTCCCACTCTGTGTACCGTGTCAACCAGGAACCCCATCTTACTTTTTTCATCCGGTGCAATCTGGCTCAATATTTTGAGGACTTCATGCCTCACATCTTCGTTTTCTTTTTCTGGGAGGTTGATGAGGCGCAGATTCCATCTTCTGCTGTATCTTTCTCCTTCTTCggttttttctttcagttcgTCCACTCTTTTATCCAGCGTTATCACTTTATCCTCCGTTTCTTTAGCTTGAAAATTAAGCCCTTTCATTACTTCTTTTGCCTCTTTAATGTCCGCAgtgttttgtttcatttgcTGCTCAAAGACGGAAAAACCCCGCTTTAACTCACGTATGGCTTGGAGGATGTCGGAGTTAGAAACCGTGTCCTTCTCCTTGTTTTCTCCACACAGTTTCTTCGGGTTTGGACTTTTGCTGGGAGTCTCGGGAAGAGGAGAACACAAGCCGTAGAAACTCTCCTCTGGCTCCATGTCCATCACCAGATTTCCTTTtgtgacttcttttttttttgcgtctctctTTGTCATTTCGGCTCACTGGTGCAATGTTGGTGTTAGCTTCGTAGGCTAGCTTGTAGCTTAGTTGACGCACGTGTCAGGAGAGTTAATGTCCGTAGGTCGTCACTCGTCAGAATCTTCAACCTATTATCAAAACTCTTCTATCCTTGTTTGGTTGGTGTTTAGCCGTTTAACAAGCCGTTCAAACCGTTGGCCTCGTCAAATTATCATCAGATACTCGTTAATGCTGCAGAACTTCGCACTTACACGTCTGCTGCAGTCGCCATCTTGCACgaccccccctctctctggaactacacactgaaacgtagcacctctgtcgtcactaggtagcccggcctccgaccccgctcctcacgatttgattggcctgattaagtttcgattttcagcctcgcaaaacgaccacaagtgactagactgcgCCCGGGACCAAATTGAATTTGCGGTCGCTGGTCAGTGACCAGTCGCTGGCCAGTGGTGATGTGAGAATCAAGATTTGCCGAGAGACCAattaagttttcaaattaatgtaTGATTCATTGGCCCTTTGGCGAGCTACTTGGAAAGGGGCGGCGAGCTACTGGTAGCTCGCGAGCGACGTGTTGGAGACCCCTGATTTAGAGTATAAGAGAAAACTTCTCACTTGGTGTCCAACACTGTTGTTTAGGTGGTAATGCATCATGTGTAGAATTGATGTAAGGTAACCTACCTAAAACAGCTCCTGTCTGTGCATATTACAGTGTGATAAATatgaccttctttttttttttaaccaaagacTAAATATATTACTGGAAATGTTCATCATGATGAAGATCAGTAGAGGTGGCAACGTGATCCATCGATTCATCCATTTATTATCCTCCGTTTATCTGAGGTCGGGTCACGCAGGCAATGGGTCCAGGAGGGAAATCTGCACGTCCTTCTCCCCAGCTACAGGCAAGGCTCCCAGGGGATCCCGAGGCACTCCCAGGCCagatgggatatataatccctcaAGCGTAATCTTGGTCTGCCCCCCGGGTCTCCTCCCAAGGACCTGTTTCCCATTAGTTTAAGCTGACAAAAGTATGAAATGGAACAGAAAAGATGTAGTGAGAGCTATCTTTGGGAAGCTATCTTTGTTCATCTGTTTTCTAAGAAGGGTGTGAAGACTCACTTTACTTCCTGCTTGTTGCCTTTCAATTGGAAACTAGGATCAAAAGCAACACCATGGCATGATTAAAACGGTAACTCTCAAGCTGGCCCATTTCTTGTCATCAAACTAGACTGTATTGTGTATATAGTAGTAGCGGGCACTGTAGCTCAACAAATTTTGTTTTACGAAAGGGTACTAAGAAGGTATGAAGGCCAATAAATCTTGTTAGTCTGGGTTTTAAAATGCACACAGATCATTGGGTAAAAATGTCCTTGGGGTCCTGCTCAGATGTGTTGCTTGCACATTACTTCTTCCTGGAAAAACCTAGAATGTCAGTGCTAAAGAGCTTAACGCAATACTTAAAAATAATAGTCCACAAACCAGTGGTTAACATCTAGATGGCTACCGTCTtttatggggggaaaaaagtgttcaaactttgtttttttctttttttttcttttttaggaaAAAAGCTGTCAAAGATTGTTAGAAGAGAGGCTTGAGGCTTCTTCTTATTTGACACTTGATTAGTGTGGGCAGTGCAAGAGCAGTCCCACACGTATATACAGCCTTCCCCAAAATCACGTATGTTGAAATGCCTCATTAATTCTGCTCTATGATTCACATTTATAACAAACCATAACTGTCTGTACGCAACGTTgctgcaacaacaaaaaaaaacagggactAATATGGGTCAAATCATGAATAAATGAATCATATCACACTTGACAAAGGATTCACAAGGGTGTTTGCTCTGGTGACTCTCTCTCAACCCAGACAGCTGAGTTGTCGCCAGACTCTGTTTACAATGCTAATATTAAATAACATTACAATAAAAAAGGCTGTTATTAACCTTTTCAAACCTCTACTCGATCATAGACACGCCTGCCTGTGTATTTGGAGTCGCACGTTTGCACGGACAGACTTATGTATGTCTTTTGCTTCCTCACACAtgggcacacacaaacacccagAGCACGCTAAGGTGACCTTTACATCCTAGCAAACACCTCCCATGGCTATAGAACCACATGCACTCTCGCTATGCCCTCTGTCACACATTTTCATCCTCATATATCTTCCATCCAACACATGTGACCCTGGAACAGATTATTGGATTAGTCTATTAACAGCCCTTTCGCTCAAAGACCATGACCTTTTTTCTACTCCATCCTCTGCTTAATTTTTTAtattcctgctgttttcctcgGCTCTGACAGTCATCCTGGTGTTTCACTATTTCTATACCTGGCACCAGCTTTTATCATAATAAATCAAGGTACTTGCACAGTTTTGTGAAGCGTTATAATAAATAGATTTTACTTTAAATACTGCTTTTGTTGCAGAGAATACCATATAATAATGAACAGAATACACCTTTTGCAAAATCACATGAATGTGATGAAACTTTGACACATTCGTTGAGAGGTGATGCCATATTCAAAATATTGTATGTCCTTAATTGAAATAATCAGAAAATGCTTTGGAGAGACAGTCCTGAAAACAGGAGCCCCAAACTAGAAACAATGCTacaaaaattaacaaaaaacttTGATATGCAAAACCTGCAATCACCAAAACAAAAGGGAGCTGTGTGCATGAATAGGGTTAATGAGCCATGTATCTTCATATCTGCATCATGTTTCCGAATGAAAAAGTAACACCAGAGAAACTGGAGAATCTGATAGTGAGTCAGCACAAAATGGAAGAAGCTACGCAGAGATCAGTGACTGAACAACAATCTATCAAAACACAGATGCGGCAGCAATCAGGTAGTATAGAACAAGATTTAGAACCAGTAATTAGATCTGCAGTGGCCCAGTGAAGTGTTTCAGGTGTCCAAGTCCTAACAAAGGGTTTATCTTGCCTTTCAATGCAGAATTGCAAGATAACATTTTCCAAAAGAACATTAAGGAGAATGCCTATCTAAAATAAGGTGCACATTATTTtgtcaaatgcttttttaagttACTTTAATTCAGCTCAGATCGGGGTCCTGTATGTTTGCTGTGAGCCTGGCTAAAATtaacacagcaaatgcattgTCCCAACAGAGGCATGGAGGTGGGAGTATAATGATATTGAGACGCTTCAGTGCGAGTGATATCGGTTTAATGACATTTGCAGTATGGGCTGTGAATACCTGTGGATATTCAAAAATATTGAAAGTCAAGACAAGCTCAGGTGTGATGATAATCCCAAAGCAAAAATCTAATATCACACATGAGTGAAAACTGGAATCTAATGGAGCACTTTTGGGGTATTTTAAAGGGTAACACCAGTCCTACATCAGAGTGCAGCTACAAAAGATTTTCTCCTTTGTGCTGAAGAGGAATTCATTTGTCATCAAAAACCTCCTAActtgtgaaaaaataaaagtaacaaaAGGTGGACTAACTTTTGCTGCATAGAGTTGCTCCTTTGGGACCTGAATTTTAATATAGTAAATGTGAACTGCTACTTGATACAACACCTCACCGTTAAACTACCAAATATTTCACCTTTAAAGAGATGACACAATTTTAAAATGTCTAAAGCAATCTGAATTGAATTTACTTGGCAGTCAATCATATTTCCGTAGTGACAGACCAGCGAGGTCTATGAGTTTGCAAATCTGCGAGTTGAAACGCATGCAGAGGTAAATTTAAAGGCAACACAATTCGTCTGATGACATCTGCTTTTAAAAGTTACAAAGAAACTATGGTCAATTTAGCtgatggtaaaaaaaatattcagcaACATGAGCAATTTCATCAGACTCTGTCAAAAAGGTTTTAAGAAGAATAAATGGAAATTAAATATATCAATTTTTTTATGTTGCATGTTTGTTGCCCTTTACTTGACAAAGATTTGATACCTTCAACTCAAAAAGGAAGAGGGAAAATCTGTAAATTAAATATAGGTATTTAATCCACCGCCAGTAGGTATTATGTCTTACATGTTTAAGGTCTGCAGAATATTCTAATCATTTGGATGTAACTAAAGAGAAaaatcttatttttttctttctgtcccaCACGGTTTTCATTCTGCCTCTCTCTCATCTTGTTGCCCTCCCAACCCTCACTGCTCACTGCTACCTGTCCCCTCCAAGAGAACAATACAAGCTACCAGAGTATCTGCCCCCcgacacacactcactcttctAAGAGTCCAACTCACTTGATGAGTCCTGACAGAGCAGACAGGGTGTGGAGGCCACTGTTTTAACAGCCATTACCAGGATAGGTGCTGACAGCTAGGTTGCCTGGGCATCCTCCTCTCACTCTGTTGCAGCATTTgcacactgtgtttgtgtgtgtttgtgtgcaaggAAGGGTGGAGTGTGGGGTGCAACGCTCCAATTAGGGCACAGTGAAGGGTGGCATTTTACCAAAGACTGTGATGAAAATTGTGGAATTTGCACAGCCGTGCAGGGAGGAAAGCATCCTCTTTTCAATTTGTGCGTCTGTTGTCATTTGTCGCTCTCATCTCGTAAAGGCATACAGGGCCAAGCTCACATTTCAGAACTACATCATGAAAGTAAGAAGAGCATCTAAAACTGAGAAGATAAGCAATTGCACAAAAAAGACTTCTGAGATAAAGAGCATTAGAGTTGGGATTTCTATTGTGATATACAGGCATTTGAATAAGCATTACTGAATTCTTATTCAATAGTGTCGTCTGACTGATAATTCccaaagatctgctgcaggaTCTCACAAGATTTTAGTCCTTTCAAAGATCCTGAAAGCCAAAAATAGGCTTACTGTGTATTGTATGATCTTTTATCCAACTTATCTCTTTGTTTTTAATAAGATGTGGCTTCATTGCCTCTGAAGTTGCTTTGTTTCATAGTGATAAAGCTACAGAATGCAGCCGCAGCGCCTGTCATCATGAAAAACAATCAGCGGCTCCAGATAAAAGCCAAATCCACAGAAAATACTGCACCTTAAACATGAGGGGCTTCTGCTTCAATCTATCTTCTTTGTTTTAATTTGGGGAAGAGCGAGATAGCAGGCATAATAGACGGCTATAATTATGAGAGGATTGTGAAACAGGACTATTGGTTAATGCTTCACATGTAGTTGTGCTGTACTTTTGTAGTTCTTTTTAGTACAGCGGGTATTGAAAAATAACAGCAATTCAAGGTTACTCTGAATATCCCTGCACATTCGTCTTCACCATTGGGAGCTTTGTTTAGTGTGCTATCTATTCTGTACTAAAAATAGCAGGTGACATGGAGTTACAGGTAAATGTGATTACCTCCCATGGACCAGGCATGGCAGGAAGTGAATATCTTTCTTCCCAGTGGGCCTGATGTTCCCTGTGAGAAAAGAGCCATGTCTTGTCAGATCTGCAGAGACAGAACAAGACTAACTAATTCTTTCTTCTGTTTTGCTTTCAGCCTAAAGCAACACCAGCAGTAAGTCACCGAGACAGACCACTCTGGAAAGAAGAAGAGACAAAGACAGAGATTACTGGGATAAACAACTTCAGAAAAAAGGACTTACTTCAGAGAGTAGTGCAAAATAATAACTAGTGTGTtagtgcgtttgtgtgtgggtatgtgtgtgtgtgtgtatgggtgtCACTGGCATCTATGCACACATATAAAGTATGTGTGTGGGTAGCTGAATGTGTTGATTTCTAACTTTGAGATTTATGCAGCACCTTGTGTTTGAAGAGTTCGACACCTACAACCATCAAAAAACCTGCGGCTGAGTATCGCCATGTAACTCCTGTGTGAACCACAATCCTAAAATTGAACTGATGTCATTGCCCAGAGTGGTAATAATCATTACAATGATCGTCATAGAACAGAAGTAATAATTACTCTGTACCTAGCAGTCCCCCAAGTGCTCTGGCGGTGATCCCAGTCTGGATACAGTCTTTGGTTTCTTCATGCTTCTAATATGCACTGATGAGGATGATGGTGGCATACACATGGCTCGCTTTCAGACCACTTGAGACCCTACTCAGGCCCAGACTTTCAAATCCAAGGACAAGAAAACTCCCGATGACCTCAGCCATTACTGACTGCATGATTTTCCATAACTTCAAACAAAGGGTATTTTTGCTTTGAATCTAGTGTTGTCTGTCAGTGTGGTTGATTGTTCTCTTTTCAAACGATATGTCATTTTGTAACCCATCTTCATATTTCCCGCATAATCCAAACTTGgagataaaagagaaaaaaagcaacaaagagaCTTTCAGACTTCTGCTCTGAAGGGGTTCTGTCTAATTCTGTGACTCATCTACTGTTGAAAACATTCCCACACAACTAAATACTGATGTCAGATGCAGTCTGGAGATGACAGAAACTCTCTGAGAAGGGCGACATGTAgataatatttatttttctgttgctgtgaccagagaaagaaaagaaaaacttctctCCCGATCCATGTAGCAGCCAATGTACGATACAACTGGGATGTAATTCAATGCATGCAAACATTGCATTCTCTGGCCTTTTTGAAGCCTAATTATTATGCGCTTCAGCAGTGGCGCTGCTTTCTACTGATAGCTTCGTAATGCATTACAGCACATGCTTGTAACTGAACAAAGAAGTCACCTTTTGAGCTGGCTTATTATCACCATCTTATTCATCGAAAAAGGGAAAACATTTTGATACGTAGACATCAGATCTGCCGCTGCAGTGTAACAACCTCATACGTAGTGTCTTCAAAGTGTTTGGAAAGTGAGTTTCAACCAAGGTTTGTAGCaccatggtataaataaaaagatttgctctgtttttc
This window harbors:
- the LOC142393330 gene encoding uncharacterized protein LOC142393330, giving the protein MTKRDAKKKEVTKGNLVMDMEPEESFYGLCSPLPETPSKSPNPKKLCGENKEKDTVSNSDILQAIRELKRGFSVFEQQMKQNTADIKEAKEVMKGLNFQAKETEDKVITLDKRVDELKEKTEEGERYSRRWNLRLINLPEKENEDVRHEVLKILSQIAPDEKSKMGFLVDTVHRVGRPRDDNKPRPVIIQFNMRTFRIKIWRESRNADILKKMNLRMAEDLTRFEKDCRNKLWPLVEQARKDGKKTRWQGPIVFIDGKV